Proteins encoded in a region of the Sphingomonas jaspsi DSM 18422 genome:
- a CDS encoding VOC family protein produces MAGSYIWYELVTPDADAAKNFYDSVIGWSISPQSDFPNGYRMIGRYDGKFAGGVLPLTEEMREHGARPIWLGYIHDDDVDARAEAIKADGGKVHMEPFDIPNVGRVAMVTDPVGVPFYIMKPTPPADQPDAKSDVFDPHEAQHFRWNELSTTDQDGAIAFFAKHFGWTQEGGMPMGEMGDYKFVQADGVGIGGIMRKVPESPMSAWVHYIGVDDIDRAEQAVADGGGQKIAAPMPIPGGEFAMIGIDPQGALFGVVGPRKS; encoded by the coding sequence ATGGCCGGAAGCTACATCTGGTACGAACTGGTGACGCCGGACGCCGACGCGGCCAAGAATTTCTACGACAGCGTCATCGGCTGGTCGATTTCGCCGCAGTCGGATTTCCCCAACGGCTATCGGATGATCGGCCGCTACGACGGCAAGTTCGCCGGAGGGGTGCTGCCACTGACCGAAGAAATGCGCGAGCATGGCGCACGGCCGATCTGGCTCGGTTACATTCACGACGACGACGTCGATGCCCGTGCCGAGGCGATCAAGGCCGATGGCGGCAAGGTCCATATGGAGCCGTTCGACATTCCCAATGTGGGGCGGGTGGCGATGGTCACCGACCCGGTCGGCGTCCCCTTCTACATCATGAAGCCGACCCCGCCCGCGGACCAGCCAGACGCCAAGAGCGACGTGTTCGATCCGCATGAGGCCCAGCATTTCCGCTGGAATGAACTGTCGACCACCGACCAGGACGGCGCGATCGCCTTCTTTGCCAAGCATTTCGGCTGGACCCAGGAAGGCGGCATGCCCATGGGCGAGATGGGCGACTATAAATTCGTCCAGGCCGACGGCGTCGGCATCGGCGGCATCATGCGCAAAGTGCCGGAAAGCCCGATGAGCGCATGGGTCCACTACATCGGCGTCGACGACATCGACCGGGCGGAGCAGGCCGTCGCCGACGGCGGGGGGCAGAAGATCGCTGCGCCGATGCCGATCCCCGGCGGCGAGTTCGCGATGATCGGGATCGACCCGCAGGGCGCGCTATTCGGCGTGGTTGGCCCGCGCAAAAGCTGA
- a CDS encoding DUF1428 domain-containing protein, with product MAYLDGFVVPVPKDKKDEYFDLARKMATKCRSLGAIGGHEAWGDGLEEGKETSFPRSVKATADENVVFAYILWPDKKTRDKGWEALMADPDMQPGAPMPFDMKRMFWGGFTPEVDYEEI from the coding sequence ATGGCATATCTCGACGGTTTCGTTGTCCCGGTACCGAAGGACAAGAAGGACGAATATTTCGATCTCGCCCGCAAGATGGCAACCAAGTGCCGGTCGCTCGGTGCGATCGGCGGGCATGAGGCGTGGGGCGACGGGCTGGAAGAAGGCAAGGAAACCAGCTTCCCCCGTTCGGTCAAGGCGACGGCCGACGAGAACGTCGTGTTCGCCTACATCCTGTGGCCCGATAAGAAAACGCGCGACAAGGGCTGGGAAGCGCTGATGGCGGACCCGGACATGCAACCCGGCGCCCCTATGCCGTTCGATATGAAGCGCATGTTCTGGGGCGGCTTTACGCCCGAGGTCGACTACGAGGAGATTTGA
- a CDS encoding VOC family protein: protein MTTPQMIFVNLPVSDLAASRRFLEAVGAHNEPKFTDETAACMVISDSIFFMLLTHDKYRQFTSLPIADVRKNSAGLFCLSRDSREAVDATIEAGVAAGGTADPGPVQDYGFMYGRSVLDPDGNHFEFMWMDAAAAEQGAASFEQA, encoded by the coding sequence ATGACCACTCCGCAGATGATTTTCGTGAACCTTCCGGTCAGCGACCTCGCCGCATCTCGACGTTTCTTGGAAGCCGTTGGTGCGCACAACGAGCCCAAGTTCACCGACGAGACAGCGGCCTGCATGGTCATTTCCGACAGCATCTTCTTCATGCTGCTGACCCACGACAAATATCGCCAGTTCACCAGCCTTCCGATCGCTGATGTCCGCAAGAACAGCGCCGGCCTGTTCTGCCTGTCGCGCGACAGCCGCGAAGCCGTCGATGCGACCATCGAAGCCGGTGTAGCGGCAGGCGGAACGGCCGACCCGGGTCCGGTGCAGGACTATGGCTTCATGTACGGCCGAAGCGTCCTCGATCCGGACGGCAATCACTTCGAGTTCATGTGGATGGACGCCGCGGCCGCGGAACAGGGTGCGGCGTCGTTCGAGCAGGCTTGA
- a CDS encoding winged helix-turn-helix transcriptional regulator, whose product MSKRRYDDACGTAHGLELIGERWALLVLRELMLGPRRFSQLKEDLPGISANVLTQRLAELEERGLVVKKRLPAPASVQVYEATEWGLEAEPIVQVLGRWAARSPHHDPTLPISGVSILLSFRTMINEKRAKGIDARIGFVFGEDRYVARLKKGRIKVAKGETAGVDLLFDGNPSALAAIVYGGAPLEIMTVTGDLALAAKFRTLFPLPPKVGETRS is encoded by the coding sequence GTGTCAAAGCGCCGGTATGATGATGCCTGCGGCACGGCGCACGGGCTTGAGTTGATCGGTGAACGCTGGGCGTTGCTGGTACTTCGCGAACTGATGCTGGGACCGCGCCGCTTTTCGCAGCTGAAGGAAGATCTGCCGGGCATCAGCGCCAACGTGCTGACCCAGCGGCTCGCCGAACTGGAGGAGCGAGGACTCGTTGTGAAGAAACGCCTGCCCGCCCCGGCCAGCGTCCAGGTCTATGAAGCGACCGAATGGGGACTGGAAGCCGAGCCGATCGTGCAGGTGCTGGGTCGCTGGGCCGCCCGCTCGCCGCATCACGATCCGACGCTTCCGATCAGCGGCGTATCGATCCTGTTGTCGTTCCGCACCATGATCAACGAGAAACGGGCCAAGGGCATCGACGCGCGCATCGGCTTCGTCTTTGGCGAGGATCGTTATGTTGCCCGGCTGAAGAAGGGCCGGATCAAGGTCGCGAAGGGCGAAACCGCAGGCGTGGACCTTTTGTTCGACGGGAATCCGTCCGCCTTGGCTGCCATCGTCTATGGTGGCGCGCCGCTGGAAATCATGACGGTGACGGGCGACCTGGCGCTGGCGGCAAAGTTCCGGACACTGTTCCCGTTGCCCCCGAAAGTTGGCGAGACGCGTTCTTGA
- the cobS gene encoding cobaltochelatase subunit CobS, with protein MTDIPNVTLDSRADTILSAPDKMVKARDAFGIDTDLEIPAFSEADERVPDLDPAYVFDPDTTMAILAGFARNRRVMVQGYHGTGKSTHIEQVAARLNWPCIRINLDAHISRIDLIGRDAIVLQDGQQVTEFREGLLPWALQHPVALVFDEYDAGRPDVMFVIQRVLETDGKLTLLDQNRVIRPNPWFRLFATTNTIGLGDTSGLYHGTQALNQGQMDRWNIVTTLNYLPAATEAQIVLAKSGEYDQPDGKATVDKMIKVADLSRQGFINGDISTVMSPRTVISWAQNALIFGDVGFAFRVSFLNKCDESERPLIAEYYQRVFGTDLPESIAHRA; from the coding sequence ATGACCGACATCCCCAACGTCACGCTCGACAGCCGCGCCGATACGATCCTTTCCGCGCCGGACAAGATGGTGAAGGCGCGCGACGCCTTCGGCATCGATACCGATCTGGAAATCCCGGCATTCAGCGAGGCGGACGAGCGGGTGCCCGACCTCGACCCGGCCTATGTGTTCGACCCGGATACGACGATGGCGATTTTGGCCGGCTTCGCGCGCAACCGCCGCGTCATGGTCCAGGGTTACCACGGCACGGGCAAGTCGACCCACATCGAACAGGTCGCGGCGCGCCTCAACTGGCCGTGCATCCGCATCAACCTCGACGCGCACATCAGCCGTATCGACCTCATCGGCCGCGACGCGATCGTCCTGCAGGACGGCCAGCAGGTCACAGAATTCCGCGAAGGCCTGCTGCCCTGGGCGCTGCAGCACCCGGTCGCACTGGTGTTCGACGAATATGATGCGGGCCGCCCGGACGTGATGTTCGTGATCCAGCGCGTGCTGGAAACCGACGGCAAGTTGACGCTGCTCGACCAGAACCGGGTGATCCGCCCGAACCCCTGGTTCCGCCTGTTCGCGACGACCAACACCATCGGCCTCGGCGACACCAGCGGCCTTTATCATGGCACGCAGGCGCTCAACCAGGGGCAGATGGATCGCTGGAACATCGTCACCACGCTCAACTATCTTCCGGCAGCGACCGAGGCGCAGATCGTCCTCGCCAAGTCGGGCGAATATGACCAGCCCGACGGCAAGGCGACGGTCGACAAGATGATCAAGGTCGCCGACCTGTCGCGGCAGGGTTTCATCAACGGCGACATTTCGACCGTCATGAGCCCGCGCACGGTCATCAGCTGGGCGCAGAATGCGCTGATCTTCGGCGACGTCGGCTTTGCCTTCCGCGTCTCGTTCCTCAACAAGTGCGACGAGAGCGAGCGGCCGCTGATCGCCGAATATTACCAGCGCGTATTCGGTACCGACCTGCCCGAGAGCATCGCCCACCGGGCCTGA
- the cobT gene encoding cobaltochelatase subunit CobT, which translates to MAQPTNLEKFRTVLAGATRAIARDAEAEVMFTSEGSGAAGKVARVASPGMGMDPRLVAEARGAADSLALKLRHHDPRLHASRAPLADNEARAVFEALEMTRVEALGSRTMAGVRENLDRLVEARVRTDAITRARTIEEVPLATAVALLARERLTGEAPPEAAAPGLGLIRPWIEDKAGAELDALALSIDDQAAFATLSRRLLEDLELADPESDAEQEPEEGGDEDQGEDEGPDEQDDAETDGGAQGGEMEMRSEESERDDGEEEQADSEAEMEEGDATSADDGGEQARANPSRRNWPDEPATDYKPFTTKFDEIVTAAELCDEEELLRLRAYLDQQMASLGGVVTRLANRLQRRLMAQQARSWDFDQEEGLLDAARLARVVVSPGHSLSYKVERETEFKDTVVGLLIDNSGSMRGRPISIAATCADILTRTLERCGVATEILGFTTRGWKGGQSREAWLGEGRPPHPGRLNDLRHIIYKRADEPYRHARKSLGLMMREGLLKENIDGEALLWAHNRLIARPEERRILLVISDGAPVDDSTASANGGTYLEKHLRQVIGWIESRSSVELSAIGIGHDVTRYYSRAVTIMDAEQLGGALIEQLAGLFDQK; encoded by the coding sequence ATGGCCCAGCCGACCAACCTCGAAAAATTCCGAACCGTCCTAGCCGGGGCGACCCGTGCGATCGCGCGCGACGCGGAGGCCGAGGTCATGTTCACATCTGAAGGGAGTGGCGCCGCCGGAAAGGTTGCGCGTGTCGCCTCGCCCGGCATGGGCATGGACCCACGTCTGGTCGCCGAAGCGCGTGGGGCCGCGGATTCGCTGGCGCTGAAGCTTCGTCATCATGATCCAAGATTGCACGCCAGCCGCGCGCCGTTGGCGGATAATGAAGCCCGGGCGGTATTCGAAGCGCTGGAAATGACCCGGGTCGAAGCGCTCGGATCGCGGACCATGGCGGGGGTGCGCGAGAACCTCGACCGGCTGGTCGAGGCGCGAGTCCGCACCGACGCCATCACCCGTGCCCGAACGATCGAGGAAGTCCCACTGGCCACCGCCGTAGCGCTGCTGGCGCGCGAGCGGCTGACGGGCGAAGCGCCGCCCGAGGCTGCGGCGCCGGGTCTCGGCCTGATCCGGCCGTGGATCGAGGATAAGGCGGGTGCGGAGCTCGACGCGCTGGCGCTGTCGATCGACGACCAGGCCGCTTTCGCTACCCTATCGCGCCGACTGCTCGAGGATCTTGAGCTCGCCGATCCCGAATCGGATGCGGAGCAGGAGCCTGAAGAGGGCGGCGACGAGGACCAGGGCGAAGACGAGGGCCCCGACGAGCAGGACGACGCCGAGACCGACGGCGGCGCGCAGGGCGGCGAGATGGAGATGCGTTCGGAAGAAAGCGAGCGAGACGACGGCGAGGAGGAACAGGCCGACAGCGAAGCCGAGATGGAGGAAGGCGACGCCACCAGCGCCGATGATGGTGGCGAACAGGCGCGCGCCAACCCCTCGCGCCGCAACTGGCCCGACGAGCCCGCGACCGATTACAAGCCCTTCACCACCAAGTTCGACGAAATCGTCACCGCCGCCGAGCTCTGTGACGAGGAAGAGCTGCTACGCCTGCGCGCCTATCTCGACCAGCAGATGGCCAGCCTCGGCGGCGTCGTCACGCGCCTTGCTAACCGGCTGCAGCGGCGACTGATGGCGCAGCAGGCGCGCAGTTGGGACTTCGACCAGGAAGAAGGCCTCCTCGACGCCGCCCGGCTGGCGCGCGTGGTCGTCTCGCCGGGCCATTCGCTCAGCTACAAGGTCGAGCGCGAGACCGAGTTCAAGGACACCGTCGTCGGGCTGCTGATCGACAATTCAGGCTCGATGCGCGGACGACCTATCTCCATCGCCGCGACCTGCGCGGATATCCTGACCCGGACGCTGGAGCGCTGCGGGGTCGCCACCGAAATCCTCGGGTTCACGACGCGCGGATGGAAGGGCGGGCAGAGCCGCGAGGCGTGGCTCGGCGAAGGACGTCCGCCGCATCCTGGTCGCCTCAACGACCTCCGCCATATCATCTACAAGCGCGCGGATGAGCCCTATCGCCACGCGCGAAAGAGCCTCGGCCTGATGATGCGCGAGGGGCTGCTGAAGGAAAATATCGACGGTGAAGCGCTGCTATGGGCGCACAACCGGCTGATCGCGCGTCCTGAGGAGCGAAGAATCCTGCTGGTCATTAGCGACGGGGCGCCGGTCGACGATTCAACCGCGTCGGCCAATGGCGGGACCTATCTGGAAAAGCATCTTCGTCAGGTCATCGGCTGGATCGAATCGCGCTCCAGCGTCGAATTGTCTGCGATCGGAATCGGACACGATGTGACGCGATACTATTCGCGCGCGGTGACGATCATGGACGCCGAACAGTTGGGCGGCGCGCTGATCGAGCAGCTCGCAGGCCTATTTGACCAGAAATGA
- a CDS encoding esterase-like activity of phytase family protein, with product MPSIAPLPTAARPIVATPVEVGDPPSPFRLAGAWSLESPDRRLRGISGLAIDGEGLRAISDLGAAVRLDAPNGAAQAAAFADLRDGPGRFGYKIHRDAEAVTTDGQGGWLVAFEQRHSLWRYDRDFAHSYQLAPIDRPWANNGGAEAILRRDGQIVVFSQAGDEVLTLSGGRWIGRPLETGGWEVADAAMAPDGATWLLLRRFGMRGFENALAPLAERNGAFAVGSVTPVPKGWSDNLEGLAIAQQSDGLRFWLISDDGHRIFARTLLIALDLPLTQENARL from the coding sequence ATGCCATCGATCGCGCCGTTGCCCACAGCTGCTCGGCCCATTGTCGCGACCCCCGTCGAGGTCGGTGACCCGCCAAGTCCCTTCCGCCTCGCCGGGGCATGGAGTCTCGAATCGCCCGACCGCCGCCTGCGCGGCATTTCCGGCCTCGCCATCGACGGCGAGGGGCTGCGCGCGATCAGCGATCTTGGCGCTGCCGTCCGGTTGGATGCCCCGAACGGAGCGGCGCAAGCGGCCGCATTCGCCGACCTTCGCGACGGGCCCGGCCGGTTCGGGTATAAAATCCACCGCGACGCTGAGGCAGTCACGACCGACGGACAGGGCGGCTGGCTGGTGGCGTTCGAGCAGCGCCATTCGCTGTGGCGCTACGACCGCGATTTCGCGCACAGCTACCAGCTTGCCCCGATCGATCGTCCATGGGCGAACAATGGCGGCGCGGAAGCTATTCTCCGGCGCGACGGCCAAATCGTCGTGTTCTCGCAGGCAGGGGACGAGGTGTTGACGCTCTCGGGCGGACGCTGGATCGGCCGCCCGCTAGAGACCGGCGGGTGGGAAGTCGCCGACGCAGCGATGGCGCCGGACGGCGCGACCTGGCTTTTGCTGAGGCGATTCGGGATGCGCGGGTTTGAAAATGCCCTCGCCCCGCTGGCGGAGCGAAACGGCGCATTTGCAGTGGGCAGTGTGACGCCGGTGCCCAAGGGCTGGTCGGACAATCTGGAGGGGTTGGCGATCGCGCAGCAATCCGACGGCCTGCGCTTCTGGCTGATCAGCGACGACGGCCACCGCATCTTCGCGCGCACGCTGCTGATCGCACTCGACCTGCCGCTGACACAAGAAAACGCCCGGCTGTGA
- the rpmB gene encoding 50S ribosomal protein L28, with protein MSRVCELTGKGRQVGNNVSHANNKTKRTFLPNLQNVTLMSESLEKSVKLRVSTHGLRSVEHVGGLDNWLVKTSEDKLSPKAAKLKRELAKKAAK; from the coding sequence ATGTCGCGCGTTTGCGAGCTGACCGGCAAGGGCCGGCAGGTGGGTAACAACGTTTCCCACGCCAACAACAAGACCAAGCGCACGTTCCTGCCGAACCTGCAGAACGTGACGCTGATGAGCGAATCGCTTGAAAAGAGCGTGAAGCTTCGCGTGTCGACCCACGGCCTGCGTTCGGTCGAGCATGTCGGCGGCCTCGACAACTGGCTCGTGAAGACGAGCGAAGACAAGCTGTCGCCGAAGGCGGCAAAGCTGAAGCGCGAACTCGCCAAGAAGGCTGCGAAGTAA
- a CDS encoding nucleoside deaminase encodes MRRALDLAAESAAAGEVPVGAVITRGDEVIAEAGNAMRGTLDPTAHAEIVAIRRAAERLGEPRLDGCTLWVTLEPCAMCAGAIALARLDAVRFAAEDPKGGGVLHGARVFSQPTCHHRPDVLGGIGEAEAARQLRNFFEARRT; translated from the coding sequence ATGCGCCGCGCGCTCGACCTGGCCGCCGAATCTGCTGCGGCGGGGGAGGTGCCTGTCGGCGCAGTGATCACGCGCGGCGACGAGGTGATCGCCGAAGCTGGCAATGCCATGCGCGGCACGCTCGATCCGACTGCCCACGCCGAAATCGTTGCGATCCGCCGGGCGGCGGAGCGGCTCGGTGAGCCGCGCCTCGACGGCTGCACCCTGTGGGTGACACTGGAGCCTTGCGCCATGTGTGCCGGCGCCATCGCACTGGCGCGGCTCGACGCGGTGCGCTTTGCCGCGGAAGACCCGAAGGGCGGCGGCGTCCTTCATGGTGCGCGGGTCTTCAGCCAGCCGACCTGCCACCATCGACCCGATGTGCTGGGCGGGATCGGCGAGGCCGAGGCGGCGCGCCAACTGCGCAATTTTTTCGAGGCACGCCGGACATAG
- a CDS encoding OmpA family protein — protein MRRIHILGVLAASAAVMTAACTTDPYTGQRTISKTAIGAIGGALGGYLVGDLVGGRSDRTEKILGAGIGAIAGGAVGAYMDRQEADLRRQTAGTGVDVIRQGDDLILRMPSGITFPVNSSAIQPQFQGTLDQVAQTLSTYNQTYIDVLGHASADGPDDYNMTLSQQRAQSVADYLAGRGVARARMGVRGYGETQPIASNDTEAGRQANRRVEIKVVPVTQQSAY, from the coding sequence ATGCGTCGCATTCACATTCTTGGCGTTCTCGCCGCCTCCGCCGCGGTCATGACCGCCGCTTGCACCACCGATCCTTACACGGGTCAGCGGACCATTTCGAAGACCGCGATCGGCGCCATCGGCGGCGCGCTCGGCGGCTACCTCGTGGGTGATCTTGTCGGAGGCCGCAGCGACCGCACCGAAAAGATCCTCGGCGCCGGTATCGGCGCGATCGCCGGCGGCGCTGTCGGCGCATACATGGACCGCCAGGAAGCCGACCTCCGTCGCCAGACCGCCGGCACCGGCGTCGACGTGATCCGTCAGGGCGACGACCTGATCCTGCGCATGCCGTCGGGCATCACCTTCCCGGTCAACAGCTCGGCTATCCAGCCGCAGTTCCAAGGCACGCTCGACCAAGTCGCCCAGACCCTGTCGACCTATAACCAGACCTATATCGACGTCCTTGGCCACGCCAGCGCCGATGGTCCCGACGATTACAACATGACCCTGTCGCAGCAGCGCGCCCAGTCGGTCGCCGACTATCTGGCCGGTCGCGGCGTCGCCCGCGCCCGCATGGGCGTCCGCGGCTATGGCGAAACCCAGCCGATCGCGTCGAACGATACGGAGGCGGGCCGCCAGGCCAACCGCCGCGTCGAAATCAAGGTGGTCCCGGTCACCCAGCAGAGCGCCTACTAA